From Mycobacterium lacus, one genomic window encodes:
- a CDS encoding TetR/AcrR family transcriptional regulator has protein sequence MAKRSIPPGPRDERGVLAARILAVARDAFAEHGWAGTAIRAVARAADVDPALIYHYFGSKEGLLDAATAPPQKWLDSVVKTWATPKAELGRQLIRNVLDSWSDGEVGPILRAVVLTAAHETKTREKLGLIVEHGLIGESTLGTDEDDRLRRSSLIASQLIGFALLRYIWKVEPIASMSDDEVIAAVAPNLQRYVDGDIGERA, from the coding sequence GTGGCGAAACGCTCCATCCCCCCAGGCCCACGCGACGAACGTGGCGTGTTGGCGGCGCGCATCCTGGCCGTGGCCCGCGACGCCTTCGCCGAACACGGCTGGGCCGGCACCGCGATCCGTGCCGTCGCTCGCGCCGCGGATGTCGACCCGGCGCTGATCTACCACTACTTCGGCTCCAAGGAGGGGCTGCTTGACGCCGCTACCGCGCCGCCACAGAAATGGCTCGATTCGGTCGTCAAGACGTGGGCGACGCCCAAGGCCGAGTTGGGTAGGCAGCTGATCCGCAACGTGCTGGACAGCTGGTCGGACGGGGAAGTCGGTCCGATCCTGCGGGCAGTGGTACTGACCGCCGCCCACGAAACCAAGACCCGCGAGAAGCTAGGACTGATCGTGGAGCACGGCCTGATAGGGGAATCCACCCTGGGCACCGATGAGGACGACCGGCTGCGCCGCAGCAGCTTGATCGCCAGCCAGCTGATCGGCTTCGCGCTGCTGCGCTACATCTGGAAAGTGGAGCCAATCGCGTCGATGTCCGACGATGAGGTGATTGCGGCGGTGGCGCCCAACCTGCAGCGCTACGTCGACGGCGATATCGGCGAGCGGGCCTGA
- a CDS encoding M15 family metallopeptidase has protein sequence MRRMRRLLPLVVVVALVTASGACKVGSSSESATVTPPRIHPVGTTVATSPDVPPVGDAARAAGFVDVRSVVADAVIDLRYATTNNFTHTQLYPSTARCLVHQDLAAGLAAAAAALRPQGHVLVFWDCYRPHDVQVRMFNAVPNPAWVARPGPYATSHEAGRSVDVTFTGVQEQCPSERQASGLCLADMGTDFDDFTPRATAFATQGVSAQAQANRRVLRDAMNYGGLTVYPGEWWHFDGPGAGVGRPILNVPVD, from the coding sequence ATGCGTCGCATGCGGCGTCTCCTTCCGCTCGTGGTCGTCGTCGCGCTCGTCACGGCGTCCGGCGCCTGCAAAGTTGGCTCGTCGTCCGAATCCGCGACCGTCACACCGCCGCGTATCCACCCCGTCGGCACCACCGTTGCGACCAGCCCCGACGTCCCGCCAGTCGGCGACGCCGCCCGTGCGGCCGGGTTCGTCGATGTTCGCAGTGTGGTTGCCGACGCGGTGATCGACCTGCGCTACGCGACGACCAACAACTTCACCCACACGCAGCTGTATCCCTCCACCGCCCGATGCCTGGTACACCAAGACCTGGCGGCAGGCCTCGCCGCGGCCGCGGCGGCGTTACGGCCGCAGGGGCACGTGCTGGTGTTCTGGGACTGCTACCGGCCGCACGACGTTCAAGTCAGGATGTTCAACGCGGTCCCCAACCCGGCCTGGGTGGCACGCCCGGGTCCGTATGCGACCAGCCATGAGGCGGGGCGTTCGGTTGACGTGACATTCACCGGCGTGCAAGAGCAGTGCCCGTCCGAGCGGCAGGCCAGCGGGCTGTGCCTTGCCGACATGGGAACGGATTTCGACGACTTCACCCCGCGGGCAACGGCATTCGCGACCCAGGGCGTCAGTGCGCAGGCTCAGGCGAACCGCAGGGTTCTGCGAGACGCCATGAACTACGGCGGGTTGACGGTGTACCCGGGTGAGTGGTGGCACTTCGATGGTCCCGGCGCCGGCGTCGGCCGTCCGATTCTGAATGTGCCGGTCGACTAG
- a CDS encoding methyltransferase domain-containing protein, which produces MSDNRPAIYTHGHHESVLRGHRQRTVENSAGYLLPHLQPGLSVLDIGCGPGTITAGLAARVAPGPVTAVEPTDDALDLARAEVRLRSLANVSFVTSDVHALDFPDDAFDVVHAHQVLQHVADPVRALREMRRVCTRGGLVAARDADYAGFIWYPRLGALDRWRDLYERAARANGGEPDAGRRLLSWAQRAGFDDITPTGSLWCFATAADRQWWGGMWADRILQSDLAHQLLDSGLATTAELEEMSKAWRDWTAAPDGWLAIPHGEILCRA; this is translated from the coding sequence GTGAGCGACAACCGTCCAGCCATCTACACGCACGGACATCACGAGTCGGTGCTGCGCGGTCACCGGCAACGCACCGTGGAGAACTCCGCGGGCTACCTGCTGCCCCACCTGCAGCCGGGGTTGTCCGTCCTGGACATTGGTTGCGGCCCCGGAACGATCACCGCCGGCCTCGCCGCCCGGGTCGCGCCCGGACCGGTGACGGCCGTCGAACCCACCGACGACGCCTTGGACCTGGCTCGCGCGGAGGTCCGGCTGCGCAGTCTGGCAAACGTCTCGTTCGTGACCTCCGACGTGCACGCGCTCGACTTTCCCGACGACGCGTTCGATGTCGTGCACGCGCACCAGGTGCTGCAGCACGTCGCCGATCCGGTGCGGGCCCTGCGCGAGATGCGGCGGGTCTGTACGCGGGGCGGATTAGTAGCGGCTCGTGACGCCGACTACGCGGGGTTCATCTGGTACCCCCGCCTTGGGGCGCTGGACCGTTGGCGGGATCTCTATGAACGCGCGGCTCGTGCCAACGGCGGCGAACCGGATGCGGGCCGAAGGCTGCTGTCGTGGGCCCAACGGGCGGGATTCGACGACATCACGCCCACCGGCAGTCTCTGGTGCTTCGCGACGGCCGCGGACCGGCAGTGGTGGGGCGGAATGTGGGCCGACCGCATTCTTCAGTCGGATCTGGCTCACCAGCTGCTGGATTCAGGTCTGGCCACCACCGCAGAGCTCGAGGAGATGTCGAAGGCGTGGCGGGACTGGACCGCGGCCCCGGACGGTTGGCTCGCGATCCCCCACGGCGAAATCCTTTGCCGGGCATAG
- a CDS encoding ISL3 family transposase yields the protein MRNVRLWRALLGVDRRTVIEDIEFAEDGDGAELVVARVRSRSGMSGRCGRCQRKAPWYDRGEGPRRWRAWTWARSGCFEAEAPRVNCPAHGPTVVMVPWARHHAGHTFAFDDTVAWLAVACSKTAVCELMRIAWRTVGAVVARVWADTEKTVDRFANLRRIGIDEIAYKRHHKYLTVVVDHDSGHLIWAAPGRDTATLRRFFDALGADRAAQITHVSADAADWIADVVAERCPAAIRCADPFHVVAWATEALDAERRRAWNDARTLARTEAKWGRGRPAKNTAPRPGHERARRLKGARYALWKNPEDLSERQTAKLAWIAKTDPRLYRAYLLKEGLRHVFSVKGEEGKQALDRWISWARRCRIPVFVELAGRIVRHRQAIDAALDHGLSQGLIESTNTKIRVLTRVAFGFHNPAALIALAMLALGGHRPTLPGRG from the coding sequence GTGCGCAATGTGAGGCTATGGCGTGCGCTGCTTGGTGTCGACCGCCGCACGGTAATCGAGGACATCGAGTTCGCTGAAGACGGCGATGGCGCGGAGTTGGTGGTGGCGCGGGTGCGCTCGCGCAGCGGTATGTCGGGCCGCTGTGGCCGCTGTCAACGCAAGGCGCCCTGGTATGACCGGGGTGAGGGACCGCGGCGGTGGCGGGCTTGGACTTGGGCACGATCCGGGTGTTTTGAGGCCGAGGCGCCGCGGGTGAATTGCCCCGCCCATGGGCCGACCGTGGTGATGGTGCCGTGGGCGCGTCACCATGCTGGACACACGTTTGCCTTTGATGACACGGTGGCCTGGCTGGCGGTGGCCTGCTCGAAAACCGCGGTGTGCGAACTGATGCGAATCGCCTGGCGCACCGTGGGGGCAGTCGTGGCCCGGGTGTGGGCCGACACCGAAAAGACCGTCGATCGGTTCGCCAATCTGCGTCGTATCGGCATTGACGAGATTGCCTACAAACGCCACCACAAGTATTTGACGGTGGTGGTCGACCACGACAGCGGCCACCTGATCTGGGCCGCGCCCGGACGCGACACCGCCACCCTGCGGCGCTTCTTCGACGCGCTGGGTGCCGACCGGGCCGCGCAGATCACCCATGTGTCCGCCGATGCGGCGGACTGGATCGCCGACGTCGTCGCCGAGCGTTGCCCGGCCGCGATCCGTTGCGCCGATCCGTTTCACGTGGTGGCCTGGGCCACCGAGGCCCTGGACGCCGAGCGGCGCCGGGCCTGGAATGACGCGCGGACGCTGGCGCGTACCGAGGCCAAATGGGGCCGTGGCCGGCCCGCCAAGAACACCGCGCCGCGGCCGGGTCATGAGCGGGCACGGCGGCTCAAGGGTGCCCGCTATGCGCTGTGGAAAAACCCCGAAGACCTCAGCGAACGTCAAACCGCCAAACTGGCCTGGATCGCCAAGACCGATCCCCGGCTATACCGTGCCTATCTGCTCAAAGAGGGCCTACGGCACGTGTTTTCGGTCAAGGGCGAGGAAGGCAAACAGGCCCTGGACCGGTGGATCTCCTGGGCGCGGCGCTGCCGCATCCCGGTATTCGTCGAGCTGGCCGGCCGCATCGTGCGCCACCGCCAGGCCATCGACGCCGCCCTCGACCACGGCCTGTCCCAGGGACTGATCGAATCCACCAACACCAAAATCCGGGTCCTGACCCGCGTCGCGTTCGGGTTTCACAACCCCGCCGCACTGATCGCGCTGGCCATGCTCGCCCTCGGCGGCCACCGCCCCACACTGCCCGGCCGCGGCTAA
- a CDS encoding amidase encodes MAVSRPSAADIDAAAAHFGFHLDIEAQQRYRAAVEHTLRSYDVVDELYDEVARPQAPERGYRFPQPGENPLGAWYVTAEIASGADGPLARRAVAIKDNIAVAGIPMMNGSRAVQGFVPSRDATVVERLLAAGAIVAGKSVCEDMCCSGSSFTSATGPVRNPWDPTREAGGSSSGSAALVAAGEVELALGGDQGGSVRIPAALCGIVGHKPTHGLVPYTGAFPIERTIDHLGPMTRTVADAALMLTVLAGPDGRDPRQRGDVPVIDYRAGLTGEVAGLRVGLLAEGFGQSGSRPEVDELVRSAAQRFTEIGCTVGEISVPWHRNAIHVFTVIFTDGASYQMLDGNGYGLGVDGLYDPELMAHFARQRLAQADQFASTIRATALCGHYGLRTLCGASYAKARNLLPYLRAAYDDALDRYDVLVMPTVPGTADTLPTGSPQDVTLLANARGKAVNTAPLDITGHPAISVPAGLVDGLPAGMMIVGKRFDDATVLKVADAFESLCGGFPTI; translated from the coding sequence ATGGCGGTTTCCAGGCCATCGGCGGCGGACATCGACGCCGCGGCCGCGCACTTCGGGTTCCACCTCGACATCGAGGCCCAGCAGAGATACCGGGCCGCCGTCGAGCACACCCTGAGGTCCTACGACGTGGTCGACGAGCTGTACGACGAGGTCGCGCGCCCGCAGGCGCCCGAACGTGGCTACCGATTCCCGCAACCGGGCGAGAACCCCCTCGGCGCCTGGTATGTCACCGCCGAGATCGCCTCCGGCGCCGACGGGCCGCTAGCGCGCAGGGCGGTAGCCATCAAGGACAACATCGCCGTCGCCGGGATTCCGATGATGAACGGGTCGCGAGCGGTGCAGGGTTTCGTCCCAAGCCGCGACGCGACCGTCGTCGAGCGCCTGCTCGCGGCCGGGGCGATCGTTGCGGGCAAGAGCGTCTGCGAGGACATGTGTTGCTCGGGTTCCAGCTTCACCTCGGCCACCGGGCCGGTGCGCAACCCGTGGGACCCCACACGCGAAGCGGGCGGGTCGTCCAGCGGCAGTGCGGCGCTCGTCGCCGCCGGTGAGGTCGAGCTGGCCCTCGGCGGCGACCAGGGCGGATCAGTCCGGATCCCGGCGGCGCTGTGCGGCATCGTCGGGCACAAGCCGACCCATGGCCTGGTGCCCTACACCGGCGCGTTCCCGATCGAGCGAACGATCGATCACCTCGGTCCCATGACACGCACGGTTGCCGACGCGGCGCTGATGCTCACGGTGCTCGCCGGACCGGACGGCCGAGATCCACGTCAGCGTGGCGATGTGCCCGTTATCGACTACCGGGCCGGGCTCACCGGCGAGGTCGCCGGCCTGCGGGTAGGCCTGCTCGCGGAGGGCTTCGGCCAGTCGGGCTCGCGTCCGGAGGTCGATGAGCTGGTGCGGTCGGCGGCACAGCGCTTCACCGAGATCGGCTGTACGGTCGGCGAGATCAGCGTGCCCTGGCACCGGAACGCGATTCATGTCTTCACGGTCATCTTTACCGACGGTGCCAGCTATCAAATGCTCGACGGCAACGGTTACGGGCTCGGTGTGGACGGACTCTACGACCCAGAGCTGATGGCGCACTTCGCACGTCAGCGACTCGCCCAGGCCGATCAGTTCGCCAGCACCATCCGGGCAACGGCGCTGTGCGGCCACTACGGCCTGAGAACGCTTTGCGGCGCATCCTATGCCAAGGCGCGTAATTTGCTGCCGTATCTGCGCGCCGCCTACGACGATGCGCTCGATCGATACGACGTGCTGGTGATGCCCACCGTCCCCGGCACGGCCGACACACTCCCGACGGGCAGCCCCCAAGATGTCACGCTGCTCGCCAATGCGCGCGGCAAGGCCGTCAACACCGCACCGCTGGACATCACCGGCCATCCCGCGATCTCGGTGCCTGCCGGCCTCGTCGACGGACTGCCCGCCGGAATGATGATCGTGGGCAAGCGATTCGACGACGCCACCGTGCTCAAGGTCGCCGATGCCTTCGAATCCCTCTGCGGGGGTTTCCCTACCATATGA
- a CDS encoding methylmalonyl-CoA mutase family protein: MDNGSQTPSGIPLAPVYGPPDRGAEPPPPGEFPFTRGNFASGYRGKLWTFRQYSGFGTAEESNRRYRYLLEQGGTGLSVALDLPTQCGYDSDDPEFGEEVGRVGVAVDSLADAEILFDGIPLDKISTSMTINGTAAILLALYVAAAERKGIPRARLTGTIQNDILKEYASRGTWIWPPEPSLRLIADTIEFCAAEVPRFNAISVAGAHFRDAGATAVQEMAFTLADGVTYCDTVIQRGRMTIDEFAPQISFFFYTHGDFFEEIAKYRAGRRRWATLVRERYGAKTDRASMFRFGCVCGGASLYAPQARNNVVRVAYEAMAAVLGGVQSMFTAAWDEPFALPTEESTTLALRTQQILAYETGVAKVADPLGGSYFVEALTEATEARIIEIMDDLERHGGMVSAIEDGYLQGLIADEAFRMHQDIEAGTRTVVGVNRFVSEEPEPDIVTYELDAEGRDLQLKRLSKVRAERDSAAVRSTLAALARGAEGSDNLMHMLIDCANAYCTVGEMVSALKAVWGEFQQPVVF, translated from the coding sequence ATGGATAATGGCTCTCAGACACCGTCCGGAATTCCGCTTGCCCCGGTATACGGCCCCCCGGACCGAGGCGCGGAGCCTCCGCCGCCGGGCGAGTTTCCCTTCACCCGGGGCAACTTCGCGTCCGGGTATCGAGGGAAGCTGTGGACCTTCCGCCAGTACTCCGGCTTCGGTACCGCCGAGGAATCCAATCGCCGCTACCGCTACCTCTTGGAACAAGGCGGGACGGGGCTCTCGGTGGCGCTTGACCTGCCGACCCAGTGCGGTTATGACTCCGACGATCCCGAGTTCGGTGAGGAGGTCGGCCGCGTCGGCGTTGCGGTGGACAGCCTGGCCGACGCCGAGATCCTGTTCGACGGCATCCCGCTGGACAAGATCAGCACGAGCATGACGATCAACGGCACCGCGGCGATCCTGCTGGCCCTCTACGTCGCGGCCGCCGAGCGAAAAGGGATACCGCGGGCAAGGCTCACCGGGACCATTCAGAACGACATCCTCAAGGAGTACGCCTCGCGCGGTACCTGGATCTGGCCTCCGGAGCCGTCGCTGCGGTTGATCGCCGACACCATCGAGTTCTGTGCTGCCGAGGTCCCACGATTCAACGCGATCTCAGTGGCCGGCGCGCACTTCCGCGACGCCGGGGCCACCGCCGTGCAGGAAATGGCGTTCACGCTTGCCGACGGCGTCACCTATTGCGACACCGTGATCCAGCGAGGCCGCATGACGATCGACGAGTTCGCGCCCCAGATCTCGTTCTTCTTCTACACCCACGGCGACTTTTTCGAAGAGATCGCCAAATACCGTGCGGGACGCCGGCGGTGGGCGACCCTGGTGCGGGAACGCTACGGTGCCAAGACGGACCGGGCATCGATGTTCCGTTTCGGTTGCGTGTGCGGCGGCGCGTCACTGTATGCGCCGCAGGCGCGCAACAACGTGGTGCGGGTGGCATACGAGGCCATGGCGGCGGTATTGGGCGGCGTGCAGTCGATGTTCACCGCGGCCTGGGACGAGCCGTTCGCGCTGCCCACCGAGGAGTCCACCACGTTGGCGCTGCGCACCCAGCAGATCCTCGCCTACGAAACCGGTGTGGCCAAGGTCGCCGATCCGCTCGGCGGGTCGTACTTCGTCGAGGCCCTTACCGAGGCCACCGAGGCCCGCATCATCGAGATCATGGACGACCTCGAGCGGCACGGCGGCATGGTCAGCGCGATCGAGGACGGCTATCTGCAGGGCCTGATCGCCGACGAAGCCTTTCGGATGCATCAGGACATCGAGGCCGGCACCCGGACGGTGGTCGGGGTCAACCGGTTCGTCTCCGAGGAGCCGGAGCCGGACATCGTCACGTACGAACTCGACGCCGAGGGGCGCGATCTCCAGCTGAAGCGGCTCTCGAAGGTCAGAGCCGAAAGAGACAGTGCCGCAGTGCGATCTACCCTCGCCGCGTTGGCGCGCGGCGCGGAGGGATCCGACAATCTCATGCACATGCTGATCGACTGCGCCAACGCCTACTGCACGGTCGGCGAGATGGTCTCCGCGCTCAAGGCGGTATGGGGGGAATTCCAGCAGCCGGTGGTGTTCTAG
- a CDS encoding cobalamin-dependent protein (Presence of a B(12) (cobalamin)-binding domain implies dependence on cobalamin itself, in one of its several forms, or in some unusual lineages, dependence on a cobalamin-like analog.), with amino-acid sequence MAVRILIAKPGLDGHDRGAKIVARTLRDAGFEVIYTGIRQRVEDIASIAVQEDVAVVGLSILSGAHLALTARTIEALRAADAADIAVVVGGTIPHADVPKLLSAGAAAVFPTGTPLDALVRDIRALTGKPAPAVEEECASE; translated from the coding sequence ATGGCCGTCCGGATCCTGATTGCCAAGCCCGGACTCGACGGTCATGACCGCGGCGCCAAGATCGTCGCCCGCACGCTGCGTGACGCCGGCTTCGAGGTCATCTACACCGGGATCCGGCAGCGGGTCGAAGACATCGCCTCGATCGCCGTCCAGGAAGACGTCGCCGTTGTCGGCCTCAGCATCCTGTCCGGTGCGCACCTGGCGCTCACCGCACGTACCATCGAGGCGCTGCGCGCTGCCGACGCCGCCGATATCGCCGTCGTCGTCGGTGGCACGATTCCGCATGCGGATGTGCCCAAGCTGCTTTCCGCCGGCGCCGCGGCGGTGTTTCCCACCGGAACACCGCTCGACGCGCTGGTGCGTGACATCCGCGCGCTGACCGGCAAACCCGCACCTGCTGTGGAGGAAGAGTGCGCATCGGAGTGA